A single Pangasianodon hypophthalmus isolate fPanHyp1 chromosome 27, fPanHyp1.pri, whole genome shotgun sequence DNA region contains:
- the tbx3a gene encoding T-box transcription factor TBX3a isoform X2, whose protein sequence is MQYLDFWMTFLMRDPVIQGSSMAYHPFLPNRGPEFAMSAMLGHQPPFFPALALPPNGSLSLPGALGKPIMEQLMGTADSGLHFSSLGHQAAAAHLRPLKTLEPEEEVEDDPKVHLEAKELWELFHKCGTEMVITKSGRRMFPPFKVRCTGLDKKAKYILLMDIVAADDCRYKFHNSRWMVAGKADPEMPKRMYIHPDSPATGEQWMSKVVNFHKLKLTNNISDKHGFTILNSMHKYQPRFHIVRANDILKLPYSTFRTYVFPETDFIAVTAYQNDKITQLKIDHNPFAKGFRDTGNGRREKRKQLALQSLRSYEEPQKKENGTSDDSSGEQTSFKCFRQASSPAVATVGRQSLKDFCDSDEDSDEDERDANPKEGPDSSKISTTTSEDAKERDGALNKLNSFGEGDSRLRESRTEKSRADSRQSPVTLISSTTRSGEELKSPAGEQAKLDECRSVSKESYTTPLTVQTDAGAHLNQSHLHNFGFPPGLAGQQFFNHLGSAHPFLLHPSQFNMGGAFSNMAAGMGPLLAAVSSGGVTSMDTASMASPSQSLTGAPGVPFHLQQHVLASQGLAMSPFGGLFPYPYTYMAAAAAASSAATSSVHRHPFLNAVRPRLRYSPYSLPSVPDSTLLTTAIPPIDLKGDVMASSPVSATLDSTSEVTSRSSTISSGSVSLSPKTGSEKDSNSELQSIQRLVSGLDSKQDRARSVSP, encoded by the exons ATGCAATATCTGGACTTTTGGATGACCTTCCTGATGAGAGATCCAGTTATCCAGGGCTCGAGTATGGCATACCACCCGTTTTTACCTAACCGGGGTCCAGAGTTTGCCATGAGCGCCATGCTGGGCCACCAACCGCCCTTCTTCCCGGCTCTGGCTCTGCCACCAAACGGCTCGCTTTCGCTGCCAGGAGCGCTCGGGAAGCCCATCATGGAGCAGCTGATGGGCACCGCGGATTCGGGCCTGCACTTCTCCTCTCTGGGGCATCAGGCCGCCGCTGCTCATCTTCGGCCTCTAAAAACACTCGAGCCggaggaggaagtggaggaCGACCCGAAAGTTCACCTCGAAGCGAAGGAACTTTGGGAGCTCTTCCACAAGTGCGGCACAGAAATGGTTATCACCAAATCAGGAAG ACGAATGTTTCCTCCGTTTAAAGTAAGATGCACTGGCCTGGACAAGAAAGCCAAATATATTCTCTTGATGGATATTGTAGCGGCTGACGACTGCAGGTATAAATTTCATAATTCGCGTTGGATGGTGGCCGGTAAGGCTGACCCCGAAATGCCAAAGCGGATGTACATTCACCCCGACAGCCCAGCCACTGGCGAGCAATGGATGTCCAAAGTCGTCAACTTTCACAAACTTAAACTCACCAACAATATCTCCGACAAGCATGGATTT ACAATTTTGAACTCCATGCACAAATACCAGCCAAGATTTCACATCGTTCGAGCCAACGACATTCTCAAGCTCCCCTACAGCACGTTCAGAACTTACGTTTTCCCCGAGACGGATTTCATTGCTGTTACTGCGTACCAAAACGACAAG ATTACACAGCTGAAAATCGACCACAATCCGTTCGCCAAGGGCTTTCGAGATACTGGAAATGGAAGACGTGAAAAAAG GAAACAGTTGGCCTTACAGTCCTTACGATCCTACGAGGAGCCCCAGAAAAAAGAGAACGGCACGTCTGACGATTCATCCGGCGAACAGACTTCGTTCAAATGTTTTCGTCAGGCTTCATCTCCTGCCGTGGCCACTGTGGGTCGGCAGAGCTTAAAAG ATTTCTGCGACAGCGATGAAGACAGTGATGAGGACGAAAGAGACGCAAACCCCAAGGAAGGACCAGACTCAAGCAAAATCTCCACCACCACCAGTGAAGACGCGAAGGAACGCGACGGTGCTTTGAACAAACTCAACTCGTTTGGAGAAGGCGACTCTCGGTTGCGAGAGAGCAGGACTGAGAAAAGCCGTGCCGATTCACGACAGAGCCCTGTAACGCTCATTTCCAGCACCACACGCTCGGGAGAAGAGCTCAAAAGTCCCGCTGGAGAGCAGGCCAAACTGGACGAGTGCCGCTCCGTAAGCAAGGAGAGTTACACGACACCACTGACTGTTCAGACAGACGCCGGCGCGCATCTGAACCAGAGCCACTTGCACAATTTCGGATTTCCGCCCGGTTTGGCTGGGCAGCAGTTTTTCAATCACCTGGGAAGCGCCCATCCTTTCCTCTTGCATCCCAGTCAGTTCAATATGGGAGGTGCGTTTTCCAATATGGCCGCCGGGATGGGGCCATTACTGGCAGCCGTGTCCTCCGGAGGAGTGACCAGCATGGACACGGCCAGCATGGCGTCACCGTCGCAGAGTCTGACTGGAGCGCCGGGAGTGCCTTTTCATCTGCAGCAACACGTCCTGGCATCTCAG ggATTGGCGATGTCTCCCTTTGGAGGCCTTTTCCCATATCCCTATACGTACATGGCAGCAGCAGCTGCTGCTTCTTCCGCAGCCACCTCCTCGGTCCATCGCCACCCGTTCCTTAACGCAGTACGCCCGCGTCTCCGGTACAGCCCTTACTCATTACCGAGTGTCCCGGACAGCACTTTGCTCACAACCGCCATTCCTCCCATCGACCTGAAGGGGGACGTCATGGCTTCCAGTCCCGTATCTGCAACTCTGGACTCCACGTCTGAGGTGACCAGCCGTTCCTCGACCATCTCATCCGGCTCCGTGTCTCTTTCGCCAAAAACAGGCTCTGAAAAAGACTCAAACAGCGAGTTGCAGAGCATCCAGCGCCTTGTGAGCGGACTCGATTCAAAGCAGGACAGAGCGCGAAGCGTCTctccataa
- the tbx3a gene encoding T-box transcription factor TBX3a isoform X1, translated as MQYLDFWMTFLMRDPVIQGSSMAYHPFLPNRGPEFAMSAMLGHQPPFFPALALPPNGSLSLPGALGKPIMEQLMGTADSGLHFSSLGHQAAAAHLRPLKTLEPEEEVEDDPKVHLEAKELWELFHKCGTEMVITKSGRRMFPPFKVRCTGLDKKAKYILLMDIVAADDCRYKFHNSRWMVAGKADPEMPKRMYIHPDSPATGEQWMSKVVNFHKLKLTNNISDKHGFALFSLQTILNSMHKYQPRFHIVRANDILKLPYSTFRTYVFPETDFIAVTAYQNDKITQLKIDHNPFAKGFRDTGNGRREKRKQLALQSLRSYEEPQKKENGTSDDSSGEQTSFKCFRQASSPAVATVGRQSLKDFCDSDEDSDEDERDANPKEGPDSSKISTTTSEDAKERDGALNKLNSFGEGDSRLRESRTEKSRADSRQSPVTLISSTTRSGEELKSPAGEQAKLDECRSVSKESYTTPLTVQTDAGAHLNQSHLHNFGFPPGLAGQQFFNHLGSAHPFLLHPSQFNMGGAFSNMAAGMGPLLAAVSSGGVTSMDTASMASPSQSLTGAPGVPFHLQQHVLASQGLAMSPFGGLFPYPYTYMAAAAAASSAATSSVHRHPFLNAVRPRLRYSPYSLPSVPDSTLLTTAIPPIDLKGDVMASSPVSATLDSTSEVTSRSSTISSGSVSLSPKTGSEKDSNSELQSIQRLVSGLDSKQDRARSVSP; from the exons ATGCAATATCTGGACTTTTGGATGACCTTCCTGATGAGAGATCCAGTTATCCAGGGCTCGAGTATGGCATACCACCCGTTTTTACCTAACCGGGGTCCAGAGTTTGCCATGAGCGCCATGCTGGGCCACCAACCGCCCTTCTTCCCGGCTCTGGCTCTGCCACCAAACGGCTCGCTTTCGCTGCCAGGAGCGCTCGGGAAGCCCATCATGGAGCAGCTGATGGGCACCGCGGATTCGGGCCTGCACTTCTCCTCTCTGGGGCATCAGGCCGCCGCTGCTCATCTTCGGCCTCTAAAAACACTCGAGCCggaggaggaagtggaggaCGACCCGAAAGTTCACCTCGAAGCGAAGGAACTTTGGGAGCTCTTCCACAAGTGCGGCACAGAAATGGTTATCACCAAATCAGGAAG ACGAATGTTTCCTCCGTTTAAAGTAAGATGCACTGGCCTGGACAAGAAAGCCAAATATATTCTCTTGATGGATATTGTAGCGGCTGACGACTGCAGGTATAAATTTCATAATTCGCGTTGGATGGTGGCCGGTAAGGCTGACCCCGAAATGCCAAAGCGGATGTACATTCACCCCGACAGCCCAGCCACTGGCGAGCAATGGATGTCCAAAGTCGTCAACTTTCACAAACTTAAACTCACCAACAATATCTCCGACAAGCATGGATTT GCCTTGTTTTCATTGCAGACAATTTTGAACTCCATGCACAAATACCAGCCAAGATTTCACATCGTTCGAGCCAACGACATTCTCAAGCTCCCCTACAGCACGTTCAGAACTTACGTTTTCCCCGAGACGGATTTCATTGCTGTTACTGCGTACCAAAACGACAAG ATTACACAGCTGAAAATCGACCACAATCCGTTCGCCAAGGGCTTTCGAGATACTGGAAATGGAAGACGTGAAAAAAG GAAACAGTTGGCCTTACAGTCCTTACGATCCTACGAGGAGCCCCAGAAAAAAGAGAACGGCACGTCTGACGATTCATCCGGCGAACAGACTTCGTTCAAATGTTTTCGTCAGGCTTCATCTCCTGCCGTGGCCACTGTGGGTCGGCAGAGCTTAAAAG ATTTCTGCGACAGCGATGAAGACAGTGATGAGGACGAAAGAGACGCAAACCCCAAGGAAGGACCAGACTCAAGCAAAATCTCCACCACCACCAGTGAAGACGCGAAGGAACGCGACGGTGCTTTGAACAAACTCAACTCGTTTGGAGAAGGCGACTCTCGGTTGCGAGAGAGCAGGACTGAGAAAAGCCGTGCCGATTCACGACAGAGCCCTGTAACGCTCATTTCCAGCACCACACGCTCGGGAGAAGAGCTCAAAAGTCCCGCTGGAGAGCAGGCCAAACTGGACGAGTGCCGCTCCGTAAGCAAGGAGAGTTACACGACACCACTGACTGTTCAGACAGACGCCGGCGCGCATCTGAACCAGAGCCACTTGCACAATTTCGGATTTCCGCCCGGTTTGGCTGGGCAGCAGTTTTTCAATCACCTGGGAAGCGCCCATCCTTTCCTCTTGCATCCCAGTCAGTTCAATATGGGAGGTGCGTTTTCCAATATGGCCGCCGGGATGGGGCCATTACTGGCAGCCGTGTCCTCCGGAGGAGTGACCAGCATGGACACGGCCAGCATGGCGTCACCGTCGCAGAGTCTGACTGGAGCGCCGGGAGTGCCTTTTCATCTGCAGCAACACGTCCTGGCATCTCAG ggATTGGCGATGTCTCCCTTTGGAGGCCTTTTCCCATATCCCTATACGTACATGGCAGCAGCAGCTGCTGCTTCTTCCGCAGCCACCTCCTCGGTCCATCGCCACCCGTTCCTTAACGCAGTACGCCCGCGTCTCCGGTACAGCCCTTACTCATTACCGAGTGTCCCGGACAGCACTTTGCTCACAACCGCCATTCCTCCCATCGACCTGAAGGGGGACGTCATGGCTTCCAGTCCCGTATCTGCAACTCTGGACTCCACGTCTGAGGTGACCAGCCGTTCCTCGACCATCTCATCCGGCTCCGTGTCTCTTTCGCCAAAAACAGGCTCTGAAAAAGACTCAAACAGCGAGTTGCAGAGCATCCAGCGCCTTGTGAGCGGACTCGATTCAAAGCAGGACAGAGCGCGAAGCGTCTctccataa